A region of Verrucomicrobiia bacterium DNA encodes the following proteins:
- a CDS encoding glycosyltransferase family 39 protein, producing the protein MNPPPPRHGIQTLVHYLEVGSGQVWLRRLVALVVVLLLGIRYQVSEARNFSAPDAMDMAQLGRNLAEGRGYVTGFLRPLSLSLLQSRAVTAGGDPRSVLTQPHPDIENPPVFPALVAGVLRALPESYRYGLPADPFFRRPYAETAISAANLVLLAGVVLLAGSLGRRLFDNTVGFLAAGATLVTETFWQFANAGLPTVLLMALVLMLAHVLVGLDHEASQPSPRGGRLEGFALAAGLLTGIAFMTRYAFGWLAVPVVGFFLWRGGRWRVPLALTVVLTMAMMAAPWLVRTWRLSGNPFGTAIYAVLADTAAFPGDRLERSQHPQMDPNERLAPVRKLIQNTGAILRDEIPRLGGSWLAAFFLVGLLVPFHDPTRNRIRWFVVASLALLTVVQAAVRTSVTGAFGPVTGENLLVTLAPLAFVFGAGLVVMLLDQIEWPALLFRTLTLNVVLLALSIPFLLSCMPPRSVALVDPPYRPGVIREFANFTPPDTLFMSDVPWAVAWYGPRDCLWATLRVEDTAEANINNRREDFFVFSEARRPVRAVYLSPFWADQPMQSRFISDPDFAWGRFYLNVRFNQTIPTGFPLKNILGGSYMVNGHFLAADRDYWNRLDR; encoded by the coding sequence ATGAACCCCCCACCGCCGCGGCACGGAATTCAAACGCTGGTCCACTATCTGGAGGTTGGATCGGGCCAGGTCTGGCTGCGCCGGCTCGTGGCCCTGGTGGTCGTCCTGCTCCTCGGCATCCGCTATCAGGTGAGCGAGGCGCGGAATTTTTCCGCCCCGGATGCCATGGACATGGCGCAGCTCGGGCGAAACCTCGCCGAGGGCCGGGGTTACGTCACCGGCTTCCTCCGTCCGCTCAGCCTGAGCCTCCTCCAGTCGAGGGCCGTCACCGCGGGCGGCGACCCGCGATCCGTGCTCACGCAGCCGCATCCGGACATCGAGAATCCCCCGGTGTTCCCTGCCCTGGTGGCCGGCGTGCTCCGGGCGCTTCCCGAGTCCTACCGTTATGGCCTTCCTGCGGACCCGTTCTTTCGCCGTCCCTACGCGGAGACGGCCATCAGCGCCGCCAATCTCGTCCTGCTCGCCGGGGTGGTCCTGCTGGCCGGGAGCCTGGGACGCCGGCTGTTCGACAACACGGTGGGCTTCCTTGCCGCGGGGGCGACTCTTGTCACGGAGACCTTCTGGCAGTTTGCCAATGCCGGGCTGCCGACCGTTCTGCTGATGGCCTTGGTGCTCATGCTGGCCCACGTGCTGGTGGGCTTGGATCATGAGGCCTCCCAGCCGTCCCCTCGGGGGGGGCGGCTGGAAGGGTTTGCCCTTGCGGCGGGGCTGCTGACCGGCATTGCCTTCATGACCCGTTACGCCTTTGGCTGGCTGGCGGTTCCGGTGGTCGGGTTCTTCCTATGGCGGGGCGGACGCTGGCGCGTCCCGCTGGCCCTCACCGTGGTGTTGACGATGGCCATGATGGCGGCCCCGTGGCTGGTGCGGACCTGGCGCCTGAGCGGGAATCCCTTCGGCACGGCGATTTATGCCGTGCTGGCGGACACCGCGGCGTTCCCGGGCGACCGGTTGGAGCGTTCGCAGCACCCCCAGATGGATCCCAACGAGCGGCTGGCTCCGGTTCGCAAACTGATCCAAAACACGGGTGCCATCCTGCGCGACGAGATTCCCCGGCTCGGCGGCAGCTGGCTGGCCGCCTTCTTCCTGGTCGGACTGCTGGTGCCGTTCCACGACCCGACCCGCAACCGGATCCGATGGTTCGTGGTGGCGTCGCTGGCGTTGCTGACCGTGGTTCAGGCGGCAGTGCGGACGTCCGTCACCGGAGCGTTCGGACCGGTCACCGGGGAAAACCTGCTGGTCACGCTGGCGCCGCTGGCCTTCGTGTTTGGCGCCGGATTGGTGGTGATGCTCCTGGATCAGATCGAGTGGCCCGCCCTGCTGTTCCGGACGCTCACGCTGAACGTGGTCCTGCTGGCCCTGAGCATCCCGTTTCTGCTCAGCTGCATGCCGCCGCGCTCGGTGGCCCTTGTGGACCCGCCGTACCGGCCGGGCGTCATCCGCGAGTTCGCCAACTTTACACCGCCGGACACCCTCTTCATGAGCGACGTTCCGTGGGCGGTTGCCTGGTATGGCCCCCGGGACTGCCTGTGGGCGACGCTGCGGGTTGAGGACACCGCCGAGGCGAACATCAACAACCGGCGCGAGGACTTCTTTGTGTTCTCCGAGGCGAGGCGCCCCGTACGCGCGGTCTATCTCTCGCCGTTCTGGGCCGACCAGCCGATGCAATCGCGGTTCATCTCGGACCCCGATTTTGCCTGGGGCCGCTTCTACTTGAACGTGCGGTTCAACCAGACCATTCCCACCGGATTTCCTCTCAAGAACATCCTCGGCGGTTCCTACATGGTGAACGGTCACTTCCTCGCCGCGGACCGCGACTACTGGAACCGGCTCGATCGTTGA
- a CDS encoding sigma-54-dependent Fis family transcriptional regulator, which translates to MTSPTLLIVDDEKPTREGLRAALEEKFDVYVAEDAASALQLLEREAFAVLLTDLRMAGDDGLQLIRRAKALPRSPVCILMTAYGSEDLAVEAMKAGADDYISKGRLQIDELELRIQRALKRQTLESENTQLHQRLDQKFGISQILGESPAMQQVFETLRAVAPTRATVLITGESGTGKELVAKAIHQNSPRARGPMITTNCAALPATLLESELFGAERGAYTGAHERRIGRIEQAQGGTLFLDEIGELDPATQVKILRFLGERTYERLGSNKTLTADVRLIAATNKDLQALVKAGRFREDLYYRLAVVPIPLPPLRERVVDIPALAGAFLKEFASENGKAVTGFSTDAMNLLLRYHWPGNVRELRAAVEHAVVLCRESLVAPRDLPAAVRMPQADYTEQRTREQLAGGKLTLKDAERQLLIHALQETNGNRSLAAKKLGISRRTLHRRLHEFSLEGFTSD; encoded by the coding sequence ATGACCTCACCGACCCTCCTCATTGTTGACGATGAAAAGCCCACCCGCGAGGGCTTGCGGGCGGCGCTCGAGGAGAAGTTCGATGTCTATGTCGCCGAGGACGCCGCGTCGGCGCTTCAACTGCTGGAGCGCGAGGCCTTCGCCGTGCTGCTCACCGACCTGCGGATGGCGGGAGACGACGGGCTCCAGTTGATCCGACGGGCGAAGGCCCTGCCGCGTTCGCCGGTGTGCATCCTGATGACCGCCTACGGCTCCGAGGATCTGGCGGTGGAGGCGATGAAGGCGGGGGCCGACGACTACATCTCAAAGGGCCGGCTGCAAATTGACGAACTGGAGCTGCGCATTCAGCGCGCCCTGAAACGGCAGACCCTGGAGAGCGAGAACACCCAGTTGCACCAGCGACTGGACCAGAAGTTTGGGATCAGCCAGATCCTGGGCGAATCGCCGGCGATGCAGCAGGTCTTCGAGACGCTCCGGGCGGTTGCGCCGACCCGGGCCACGGTCCTCATCACGGGAGAGAGCGGCACCGGCAAGGAGCTCGTGGCCAAGGCGATCCACCAGAACAGCCCGCGGGCCCGCGGGCCGATGATCACCACCAACTGCGCGGCACTTCCGGCCACGCTGCTGGAGAGCGAGCTGTTCGGCGCCGAGCGGGGCGCCTATACCGGAGCCCACGAACGGCGCATCGGCCGCATTGAGCAGGCCCAGGGCGGGACGCTTTTCCTCGACGAGATCGGGGAGCTCGACCCGGCCACCCAGGTGAAGATCCTGAGATTCCTCGGCGAGCGCACCTACGAACGCCTGGGATCCAACAAGACGCTCACCGCCGACGTCCGCCTCATCGCCGCCACGAACAAGGACCTTCAGGCACTGGTGAAGGCGGGGCGGTTCCGGGAAGACCTTTATTACCGCCTTGCGGTGGTCCCGATCCCCCTGCCGCCGCTGCGGGAGCGGGTCGTGGACATCCCGGCCCTTGCGGGCGCGTTCCTGAAGGAGTTCGCCTCCGAGAATGGCAAGGCGGTGACGGGCTTCAGCACCGACGCCATGAACCTGCTCCTGCGCTATCACTGGCCCGGCAACGTGCGGGAGCTGCGGGCGGCGGTGGAGCATGCCGTCGTGCTCTGCCGCGAGTCCCTCGTCGCCCCCCGGGACCTCCCCGCAGCGGTGCGGATGCCGCAGGCGGACTACACCGAGCAGCGGACCCGCGAGCAGTTGGCGGGTGGGAAGCTCACCCTGAAGGATGCCGAGCGGCAGCTGCTGATCCACGCCTTGCAGGAGACGAATGGCAACCGGTCCCTGGCGGCAAAGAAGCTCGGCATCAGCCGCCGAACCCTGCATCGCCGCCTGCACGAGTTCTCACTGGAGGGCTTCACCTCCGATTGA